A single window of Hyla sarda isolate aHylSar1 chromosome 2, aHylSar1.hap1, whole genome shotgun sequence DNA harbors:
- the TEX30 gene encoding testis-expressed protein 30 isoform X2, whose amino-acid sequence MCSPAHSASNGASMENYTEERITIPFGEKYLEAMLSLPRDYSGVRYGVILTHGAGGDMNFSQLVSLANYLASHGLLCLRFTCKGLNLVYRTKAYSTVLTYLKSKEEYKVAGAFLAGRSMGSRAAAFLVKTACEQDDSFIQGLICLSYPLHPPKAKSKLRDEDLLLITKPALFISGSADEMCDKTLMTNVIHKIKAPVKIHWVENANHGLTAKGKSLEDVLPEINEQTLLWIQKMLKP is encoded by the exons ATGTGTAGCCCCGCCCATTCAGCGAGTAATGGAGCCAGCATGGAAAATTACACTGAG GAAAGGATTACTATACCGTTTGGTGAGAAGTACCTGGAAGCAATGCTTTCTCTTCCTAGAGATTACAGTGGAGTTAGATATGGAGTTATTCTGACGCATGGCGCTGGAGGGGACATGAATTTTTCACAATTAGTGTCCTTGGCAAATTACTTGGCCTCCCACGGATTGCTATGTCTGAGATTCACCTGTAAAGGGCTTAACTTAGTCTACAGGACAAAAGCGTACAGTACAGTGCTG ACCTACTTAAAGTCTAAGGAAGAATATAAGGTTGCTGGTGCCTTTCTTGCAG GACGGTCAATGGGCTCTCGTGCTGCTGCCTTTCTAGTAAAAACAGCTTGTGAACAAGACGACAGCTTTATCCAAGGTCTGATCTGTCTATCATATCCCCTGCACCCCCCTAAAGCAAAAAGCAAGCTGCGAGATGAAGATTTGTTACTGATAACAAAACCAGCCTTGTTTATCTCTGGGTCAGCAGATGAGATGTGTGACAAG ACCTTGATGACCAATGTAATCCATAAAATCAAAGCACCGGTAAAGATCCATTGGGTTGAAAATGCAAATCATGGGCTGACCGCCAAGGGGAAATCATTGGAAGATGTATTGCCGGAAATAAATGAACAGACTTTGTTGTGGATTCAGAAAATGTTAAAACCGTAA
- the TEX30 gene encoding testis-expressed protein 30 isoform X1, protein MCSPAHSASNGASMENYTEERITIPFGEKYLEAMLSLPRDYSGVRYGVILTHGAGGDMNFSQLVSLANYLASHGLLCLRFTCKGLNLVYRTKAYSTVLTYLKSKEEYKVAGAFLADCFFAGRSMGSRAAAFLVKTACEQDDSFIQGLICLSYPLHPPKAKSKLRDEDLLLITKPALFISGSADEMCDKTLMTNVIHKIKAPVKIHWVENANHGLTAKGKSLEDVLPEINEQTLLWIQKMLKP, encoded by the exons ATGTGTAGCCCCGCCCATTCAGCGAGTAATGGAGCCAGCATGGAAAATTACACTGAG GAAAGGATTACTATACCGTTTGGTGAGAAGTACCTGGAAGCAATGCTTTCTCTTCCTAGAGATTACAGTGGAGTTAGATATGGAGTTATTCTGACGCATGGCGCTGGAGGGGACATGAATTTTTCACAATTAGTGTCCTTGGCAAATTACTTGGCCTCCCACGGATTGCTATGTCTGAGATTCACCTGTAAAGGGCTTAACTTAGTCTACAGGACAAAAGCGTACAGTACAGTGCTG ACCTACTTAAAGTCTAAGGAAGAATATAAGGTTGCTGGTGCCTTTCTTGCAG ACTGCTTTTTCGCAGGACGGTCAATGGGCTCTCGTGCTGCTGCCTTTCTAGTAAAAACAGCTTGTGAACAAGACGACAGCTTTATCCAAGGTCTGATCTGTCTATCATATCCCCTGCACCCCCCTAAAGCAAAAAGCAAGCTGCGAGATGAAGATTTGTTACTGATAACAAAACCAGCCTTGTTTATCTCTGGGTCAGCAGATGAGATGTGTGACAAG ACCTTGATGACCAATGTAATCCATAAAATCAAAGCACCGGTAAAGATCCATTGGGTTGAAAATGCAAATCATGGGCTGACCGCCAAGGGGAAATCATTGGAAGATGTATTGCCGGAAATAAATGAACAGACTTTGTTGTGGATTCAGAAAATGTTAAAACCGTAA
- the TEX30 gene encoding testis-expressed protein 30 isoform X3: MCSPAHSASNGASMENYTEERITIPFGEKYLEAMLSLPRDYSGVRYGVILTHGAGGDMNFSQLVSLANYLASHGLLCLRFTCKGLNLVYRTKAYSTVLTYLKSKEEYKVAGAFLADCFFAGRSMGSRAAAFLVKTACEQDDSFIQGLICLSYPLHPPKAKSKLRDEDLLLITKPALFISGSADEMCDKGEAVSDIQCKNSPLLSSLLYTLQ; the protein is encoded by the exons ATGTGTAGCCCCGCCCATTCAGCGAGTAATGGAGCCAGCATGGAAAATTACACTGAG GAAAGGATTACTATACCGTTTGGTGAGAAGTACCTGGAAGCAATGCTTTCTCTTCCTAGAGATTACAGTGGAGTTAGATATGGAGTTATTCTGACGCATGGCGCTGGAGGGGACATGAATTTTTCACAATTAGTGTCCTTGGCAAATTACTTGGCCTCCCACGGATTGCTATGTCTGAGATTCACCTGTAAAGGGCTTAACTTAGTCTACAGGACAAAAGCGTACAGTACAGTGCTG ACCTACTTAAAGTCTAAGGAAGAATATAAGGTTGCTGGTGCCTTTCTTGCAG ACTGCTTTTTCGCAGGACGGTCAATGGGCTCTCGTGCTGCTGCCTTTCTAGTAAAAACAGCTTGTGAACAAGACGACAGCTTTATCCAAGGTCTGATCTGTCTATCATATCCCCTGCACCCCCCTAAAGCAAAAAGCAAGCTGCGAGATGAAGATTTGTTACTGATAACAAAACCAGCCTTGTTTATCTCTGGGTCAGCAGATGAGATGTGTGACAAG GGAGAAGCTGTGAGTGACATCCAGTGTAAGAACAGTCCACTCCTGTCATCTCTTCTGTACACCCTACAGTGA